In Aedes albopictus strain Foshan chromosome 3, AalbF5, whole genome shotgun sequence, the following are encoded in one genomic region:
- the LOC134291802 gene encoding uncharacterized protein LOC134291802, translating to MMCRIRNALPSPPAMAPLPAARLQPFIRPFTYVGVDYFGPILVKVGRSQVKRWVALFTCLTIRAVHLEVVHSLSTESCIMAVRRFVARRGYPAEFHSDNGTCFQGASKELERTETDKHNNAMATTFTTAKTKWVFIPPATPHMGGAWERLVRSVKVAIESISDGPRRPDDEVLETILFEAEALINSRPLTYIPLQSADEEAITPNHFLLGTSSGDKLPPTEPVDSPAVLRSSWKLAQAMTLRFWTRWVKEYLPVTTRRSKWFEETRDIAVGDLVLVVGGTTKDQWTRGRIEAVIPGRDERVRQALVRTAAGVHRRPAVKLAVLDVMERGEPQTEVSEIKGRN from the coding sequence ATGATGTGTCGAATCAGAAATGCTCTGCCAAGTCCTCCTGCAATGGCACCACTCCCGGCGGCCCGACTACAACCTTTCATTCGACCGTTCACCTATGTTGGGGTAGATTATTTCGGGCCAATATTGGTCAAGGTTGGAAGGAGTCAGGTGAAAAGATGGGTAGCTTTGTTCACCTGCCTTACAATTCGCGCGGTTCACCTGGAAGTGGTGCACAGTTTATCCACCGAATCTTGCATCATGGCGGTGCGACGTTTTGTTGCGCGACGTGGATATCCGGCCGAATTTCATTCGGATAATGGGACGTGCTTCCAAGGAGCGAGCAAGGAGTTAGAGAGAACAGAAACTGATAAGCACAACAATGCAATGGCAACTACATTCACGACTGCTAAGACCAAATGGGTCTTTATACCACCAGCGACGCCCCATATGGGAGGGGCATGGGAGCGACTAGTACGATCCGTAAAGGTAGCTATTGAATCCATATCAGATGGTCCACGAAGGCCAGACGACGAGGTCCTGGAGACGATCCTTTTCGAAGCAGAAGCATTGATAAATTCGCGCCCACTCACTTACATACCGCTTCAGTCAGCGGATGAGGAAGCCATCACACCCAACCACTTTCTTCTGGGGACTTCGAGTGGTGATAAGCTCCCACCAACCGAGCCGGTTGATTCGCCAGCAGTACTCCGAAGCAGCTGGAAACTCGCACAGGCTATGACTCTGCGATTTTGGACGAGGTGGGTGAAAGAATATCTTCCAGTTACCACTCGAAGATCAAAGTGGTTTGAAGAGACCCGGGATATCGCAGTAGGAGATTTGGTATTGGTAGTAGGAGGGACAACCAAAGACCAATGGACACGAGGACGTATTGAAGCCGTTATTCCCGGACGGGACGAAAGGGTCCGCCAGGCCTTGGTCCGTACAGCTGCAGGAGTTCACCGACGACCAGCGGTTAAGTTGGCAGTTCTCGACGTGATGGAGCGTGGTGAACCCCAAACGGAAGTCTCTGAGATAAAGGGACGTAACTAG
- the LOC134290467 gene encoding uncharacterized protein LOC134290467: MFVFRRNPDEAVQVYAIEVTMFGSTCSPSSAQFVKNANAEQYAQHYPRAAAAIKEHHYVDDYMDSFRTIDEAVRVSDEVLRRTGEIEPDYSKDFALVRSETTESVLGMKWIPADDIFTYTFSIRDDLKPILDENHVPTKREVLKVVMSLFDPLGFVSFFLVHGKVLMQNVWASGIGWDEEINERLFLHWRQWVSYFPHLDSLRIPRCYFGSPFPKNFNRLELHVLVDASDSAYACVAYYRLETDDGIQVSLISSKTKVAPLKVLSVPRLELKAAVLGVRLMEAIEGYHTYSISRRVLWSDSTTVLAWIRSEHRRYNKFVAVRIGEILTATDVREWRWVPSQLNTADLATKWKNGPNVASTNPWFSGPSFLHQTEAFWPQHSVSATTCEELRPVHTHSTLSPLIDPSRFSRWSRLQRTMGFVLRFVDNIRRKRGGESLRLNFLSQDELRRAETILWKVAQFEAFPEEIAILSETQGPPEARHHRVDKRSPIYKCWPFLDEHGVLRLRGRIGAATFASTEAKYPAILLRQHRITFLLVDWYRLVPPSLPPRQSRDSNQRDSPTL, translated from the exons ATGTTTGTATTCCGGCGCAATCCCGATGAAGCCGTTCAGGTCTACGCCATAGAAGTCACCATGTTCGGTTCCACCTGCTCTCCATCTTCTGCCCAGTTCGTGAAGAACGCTAATGCCGAGCAATATGCGCAACACTACCCTCGAGCAGCTGCGGCCATCAAAGAGCACCACTACGTAGACGACTACATGGACAGCTTCCGGACAATTGACGAAGCCGTACGAGTGTCAG ACGAAGTTTTAAGACGAACTGGGGAGATCGAACCAGATTATTCAAAAGACTTCGCTCTTGTACGTTCCGAGACGACCGAATCAGTGCTCGGGATGAAATGGATTCCAGCGGACGACATCTTCACGTACACCTTTTCAATCCGTGACGACTTGAAGCCAATCCTCGATGAGAACCATGTCCCAACGAAACGTGAAGTTTTGAAGGTGGTAATGAGCCTTTTCGACCCACTGGGATTCGTTTCATTCTTCCTGGTGCATGGAAAAGTATTAATGCAGAACGTCTGGGCCTCGGGGATCGGTTGGGATGAAGAAATCAACGAGCGACTTTTCCTTCATTGGCGCCAATGGGTAAGTTACTTCCCGCATCTGGACTCGTTGCGCATCCCTCGCTGTTATTTCGGCTCTCCGTTTCCTAAAAACTTCAACCGGCTGGAACTCCATGTTCTCGTTGACGCTAGCGATTCTGCTTACGCCTGTGTTGCGTATTACCGACTCGAAACCGACGATGGCATTCAAGTTTCGCTGATTTCCTCTAAAACCAAGGTAGCCCCTCTCAAGGTCTTATCAGTTCCCCGTCTGGAGTTGAAAGCGGCTGTCCTAGGAGTCCGGTTGATGGAAGCTATCGAAGGATACCATACTTACTCGATTAGCCGTCGAGTCCTGTGGAGTGACTCTACTACCGTTTTGGCTTGGATCCGATCAGAGCACCGTCGATATAACAAGTTCGTTGCCGTTCGTATTGGTGAGATTCTAACAGCAACCGACGTCCGAGAGTGGAGATGGGTACCTTCTCAATTAAATACAGCCGACCTAGCCACTAAGTGGAAAAATGGACCAAATGTTGCCTCCACTAATCCTTGGTTTAGCGGACCATCGTTTCTTCACCAGACGGAAGCTTTCTGGCCCCAGCATTCGGTATCCGCCACGACGTGTGAAGAACTACGGCCAGTTCACACTCATTCTACACTATCCCCGTTGATCGATCCATCCCGATTTAGTAGATGGTCTCGTCTACAGCGAACAATGGGGTTCGTGCTTCGATTTGTCGACAACATTCGCCGTAAACGGGGCGGCGAATCGCTGCGATTGAATTTCCTCAGTCAAGATGAGCTGAGACGAGCTGAGACAATCCTCTGGAAGGTCGCGCAGTTCGAGGCGTTCCCAGAAGAAATCGCAATACTATCGGAAACCCAAGGCCCTCCCGAAGCTCGTCACCACCGCGTTGATAAAAGAAGCCCGATCTACAAATGTTGGCCATTCCTCGACGAACACGGAGTGCTGCGACTACGTGGCAGGATCGGTGCCGCAACCTTCGCATCCACCGAAGCAAAATACCCGGCGATCCTTCTAAGGCAACATCGAATTACGTTTCTGCTTGTAGATTGGTACAGATTGGTACCACCGTCACTTCCTCCACGCCAATCGAGAGACAGTAACCAACGAGATTCGCCAACGCTTTGA